Proteins from a single region of Nomascus leucogenys isolate Asia chromosome 2, Asia_NLE_v1, whole genome shotgun sequence:
- the PTTG1 gene encoding securin has protein sequence MATLIYVDKENGEPGTRVAAKDGLKLGSGPSIKALDGRSQVSTPRFGKTFDAPPALPKATRKALGTVNRATEKSVKTKGPLKQKQPSFSAKKMTEKTVKAKSSVPASDDAYPEIEKFFPFNPLDFESFDLPEEHQIAHLPLSGVPLMILDEERELENLFQLGPPSPVKMPSPPWESNLLQSPSSILSTLDVELPPVCCDIDI, from the exons ATGGCTACTCTGATCTATGTTGATAAGGAAAATGGAGAACCAGGCACCCGTGTGGCTGCTAAGGATGGGCTGAAGCTGGGGTCTGGACCTT CAATCAAAGCCTTAGATGGGAGATCTCAAGTTTCAACACCACGTTTTGGCAAAACGTTCGATGCTCCACCAGCCTTACCTAAAGCTACCAGAAAGGCTTTGGGAACTGTCAACAGAGCTACAGAAAAGTCTGTAAAGACCAAGGGACCCCTCAAACAAAAGCAGCCAAGCTTTTCTGCCAAAAAG ATGACTGAGAAGACTGTTAAAGCAAAAAGCTCTGTTCCTGCCTCAGATGATGCCTATCCAGAAATAGAGAAATTCTTTCCCTTCAATCCTCTAG ACTTTGAGAGTTTTGACCTGCCTGAAGAGCACCAGATTGCACACCTCCCCTTGAGTGGAGTGCCTCTCATGATCCTTGACGAGGAGAGAGAGCTTGAAAACCTGTTTCAGCTGGGCCCCCCTTCACCTGTGAAGATGCCCTCTCCACCATGGGAATCCA ATCTGTTGCAGTCTCCTTCAAGCATTCTGTCGACTCTGGATGTTGAATTGCCACCTGTTTGCTGTGACatagatatttaa